CGGCTTTATTCTTTGGGCGGTATTATTTATAACTGCATACATTCCGAAGAAAACCTGGCATGCCCTTGTAATTTATACCGGTATTTCGGTGATTTTGGGGATGGTTTTATTTTGTGTACCAGCTAATCAACCCACACTATAATAACTATGGGAAATCGACTTTACAATCTGTTTTTTAGTTTACATACGGTAAGTGGTATCGTGATTAGCGTGGCATTATATATCATTTTTTTTGCAGGTTCTTTTTCATTTTTTAGAGATGACATCATTGCCTGGGAACGCAATCAAAATACGTTAACAAATGATAACTTACCTGCTCAGATAGATCCTATACTAGACAGTCTCAATTCACGTTACAACCTAAATAGCCGAGATGTAACTCTAAAGACGTATTATGCAGAAAGACGTGTTAGCATCAGTCTGACTGCCCAAAAAGACACCTTATTAAAAAACCCAGATGCCGGAGCACATTTTTTTTATTTAGATCCGCTAGAGTTTACTGAGCAAACCTATACAGAATCCTATACGCTGGGCGAGTTTTTATACAGGCTTCATTTTCTAACCCAGTTTTTTTATCCGGTAGGTTATTATGTTTCCGGCTTTGTTGCCTTCTTTTTTCTAATTGCGATACTTACAGGATTGCTCATTCACTGGAAAAAAATAGTAAGCAACTTCTATACATTCCGCCCTTGGGCGAAATTAAAAACCTTATGGACCGATGCGCATACCGCACTAGGTTTTATAGGACTTCCTTTTCAATTTGTACTTGCTGTAACCGGAGCCTTTTTTATGCTTAAAATTTTACTGCTTACTCCTGCTGCGGTTACTCTATATGGTGGTGATGAGCAAAAAATATATGAAGAGCTCGAGTATGACACACCCGCATTTGAGTTTGCAAATCAAAAATTAGCACGCAAACCAGAACTCGATTTAGTTTTAAAAAATACCAGAACAGATTGGCCAGACTTTGATATAAACGAGTTAATCATAAATAATTACGGCGACGCTAATATGTATGTCACTGTTAAAGGACAGCAGGATTATAGTGCAAAATTTAATGCTCCCGGACAATTACAATATTGCGTAGCTACTGGCGAAACAACGATTATAAAAAACCCATACGCTAATGCCTCATATCTTGACAGCGTAAAAAATGTAATGTATCGGCTACATTTTGGAGATTATGGAGGGTACTTACTACGCATCATTTCATTTTTATTAGGCATCATTACCTGTGTAGTTATAATCTCTGGTGTGATGATTTGGTTGCTGGCAAGAGACAAGAAGAATGCTCCCATAAAAAAGCGAACGTTTTACAGGCGAGTCGCTTTGGTTTACCTCGCAATTTGTTTAAGTATGTATCCTGTAACTGCGGTAAGCTTTGTTGTTGTAAAGTTTGCACATTCTTTAAATGAAACGTTTCTATACTG
The sequence above is a segment of the Leeuwenhoekiella sp. MAR_2009_132 genome. Coding sequences within it:
- a CDS encoding PepSY-associated TM helix domain-containing protein; this translates as MGNRLYNLFFSLHTVSGIVISVALYIIFFAGSFSFFRDDIIAWERNQNTLTNDNLPAQIDPILDSLNSRYNLNSRDVTLKTYYAERRVSISLTAQKDTLLKNPDAGAHFFYLDPLEFTEQTYTESYTLGEFLYRLHFLTQFFYPVGYYVSGFVAFFFLIAILTGLLIHWKKIVSNFYTFRPWAKLKTLWTDAHTALGFIGLPFQFVLAVTGAFFMLKILLLTPAAVTLYGGDEQKIYEELEYDTPAFEFANQKLARKPELDLVLKNTRTDWPDFDINELIINNYGDANMYVTVKGQQDYSAKFNAPGQLQYCVATGETTIIKNPYANASYLDSVKNVMYRLHFGDYGGYLLRIISFLLGIITCVVIISGVMIWLLARDKKNAPIKKRTFYRRVALVYLAICLSMYPVTAVSFVVVKFAHSLNETFLYWFYLGIWALASLYLILRKNRTYCIKFSLLWGSIFGFFIPIANYIMTGTGIWKNFAAANYQIAFVDLFWIILATCTLFAFFKIKKSNS